One window of the Cryptomeria japonica chromosome 7, Sugi_1.0, whole genome shotgun sequence genome contains the following:
- the LOC131047457 gene encoding putative UPF0481 protein At3g02645, protein MGNMNNKENEIFNEYSWVFEVEFKSKRIQEMIKKSYAEDIELSSEAACAWMIVRDACFLLEVLHRFGIDEDQEERVPFFIDSVLSRKRHHPLLTEIVKDMLKMENQLPFWALEKIRPCIDRSNDDVWFESALKNLSPIKVAHEGRKRRYNRGSHILQLLHDYIVDSPVPDPSDLQSAGCGNILGNIKGFICPTTTCKTIQKKWLFALIFLPFFVILFILGIIFVILHYIKNHIFDILYSIMNYLSRREDETEEHVPSIGELRRGGMKFKKMEGGISQIEFKKKNSTLYLPQFKVDNRSEVILRNLIALEICSQDEEKPITRYAILMNDLVDTSQDVSLLRREDIITGKLGADEDIAKLWNSMVTPTEMPRYGSIDKAVKSINDYHKKWLKGLAFLRHRRVLGDFLGLLLEFLWTYGSRPWWFFSALIVLVVLVLTAVQVFCLFRSCSQK, encoded by the coding sequence ATGGGAAATATGAACAACAAAGAGAACGAAATATTTAATGAATACTCGTGGGTTTTTGAAGTCGAGTTCAAATCGAAACGGATCCAGGAAATGATAAAGAAGAGCTATGCTGAAGATATTGAACTCAGCAGTGAAGCAGCGTGTGCGTGGATGATAGTGAGGGATGCCTGTTTTCTTCTAGAAGTCCTCCACAGGTTCggaatagatgaagatcaagaggaAAGAGTGCCGTTTTTTATCGATAGTGTTCTCAGCAGGAAACGGCATCATCCTCTGTTGACAGAAATTGTGAAAGATATGCTCAAGATGGAAAATCAACTGCCATTCTGGGCTTTGGAGAAAATCAGGCCCTGTATTGATAGATCAAATGATGATGTCTGGTTTGAGTCGGCACTGAAGAATTTATCCCCTATAAAAGTAGCACATGAAGGGAGGAAACGGAGATACAACAGAGGATCTCATATATTGCAGTTGCTTCATGACTACATTGTTGACAGCCCAGTCCCTGACCCCTCCGATCTTCAGTCAGCTGGCTGTGGGAATATTTTAGGCAACATTAAAGGATTCATCTGTCCCACAACTACATGCAAAACCATTCAGAAAAAATGGCTATTTGCACTTATTTTCCTTCCATTTTTTGTCATATTGTTCATACTGGGGATCATATTTGTCATTTTGCACTATATTAAAAACCACATATTTGACATTTTGTACTCTATTATGAACTACCTATCCCGGAGAGAAGACGAGACAGAAGAACATGTTCCATCTATAGGGGAGCTAAGAAGGGGAGGAATGAAATTCAAAAAAATGGAGGGTGGTATTAGTCAAATTGAGTTCAAAAAGAAGAATTCCACACTGTATCTGCCCCAATTCAAAGTAGATAACAGATCGGAAGTGATACTCAGGAACCTTATTGCCTTGGAAATCTGCTCCCAAGATGAAGAGAAACCCATTACAAGGTATGCCATTCTAATGAACGATCTGGTTGACACGAGTCAGGATGTGAGTTTGTTGAGACGTGAGGACATCATCACCGGCAAGCTTGGAGCTGACGAAGATATTGCTAAGCTCTGGAATTCTATGGTGACACCCACAGAAATGCCCAGGTACGGTTCTATCGATAAAGCTGTTAAGTCGATAAATGACTACCACAAAAAGTGGCTGAAAGGTCTGGCTTTTCTTAGACATCGTCGTGTATTGGGTGACTTTTTGGGGCTGCTGTTAGAGTTTCTCTGGACTTACGGTTCAAGGCCATGGTGGTTTTTCTCTGCTTTGATCGTACTTGTAGTTTTAGTGTTAACAGCTGTACAAGTGTTCTGTCTTTTTAGATCTTGCTCACAGAAATAG